A window of Sedimentibacter sp. MB31-C6 genomic DNA:
CCCAGAACAAAAATTCATATTCTTTGATGAAACTTTTGATTATTCGTCAGGTGGTTTTGATAATATATATAATGTATTATACAAGCAAAACGAAGTATCATTCTTAGTTGGAGCAGCTGCTGCAATGATGACGACTGATGAAAGTCTTCCAATGATAGACCCATCAAATAAAATGATAGGTTTCTTAGGTGGAATGGAAAATCAAATAATCAATGACTTTTTAGTAGGTTATATTCAAGGAGCAAAATATGTAGAAGAAGATATAAAAGTTTCTATAGCTTATGTTGGAGATTTTTATGATTCTGCAAAAGGTAAAGACCTTGCATTAGTTCAATATCAAAGTGGTGTTGATGTAGGTTTTAATGTTGCTGGCGCAGCAGGATTAGGACAAATTGATGCAGCAGTTGATGCTAATAGATATGCTTTTGGTGTTGACTCTGACCAAGCAGCTTTACTTCCTGAAAAAGCTGAATATATTCCAACATCTGCTTTAAAAAATGTAGGAAATTCTTTAATCAGAGCAATTAAGCTTGATATCGATGGAGAATTAGAATATGGTCAAAGTGAATCTATGGGATTTGCTGAAGGTGGAGTTGAATTAGTTAAAGATGCTCATTATGAAGAAATGTTATCTGAAGAAATCAGAACACAACTTGATGAATTAGAGCAACAAATTATTGATGGAGAAATTGTTGTAGAAACTTCAGCTGGAAAAACTACTGAAGAAATTAATGCGATAAAAGAATCAGTTCAATAATATTTGATTTTAACAGTCAGGTTTAACCTGACTGTTAAAAATTATTCATTAATAATTAAGAATTGCTAACTATACTTTATCATATTTATTTAATTTATATTTTTAGCTATCAATTATTAGTTATTAATCTCAAAAATCGGAGGTAGACAATGAGTGAAAAAGTACTGCAGATGAATAATATAATGAAAATATACCCAAATGGGGTAGTTGCAGTAGAGGATGTTACTTTTGAACTGGAAAAAGGAGAGATACATGCTTTGCTTGGAGAAAACGGAGCAGGAAAGAGTACTCTGATGAAAGTTCTCTTTGGTATTGAAACGCCAGAACAAGGTCAAATAATTTTAAATGGTACTGAAACTACTATGAAATCTTCTCAAGATGCAATAAGCAAAGGCATAGGTATGGTACATCAGCATTTTATGTTAGTTCCTTCCCTTACTGTTGCAGAAAATATAGTACTTGGTGTTGAACCAACAAATAATAAAGCTTTTATAAACATGGACAAAGCAATAGAAATATCTCAAAATCTAGCAGAAAAATATAATTTTGAAGTAGATGTTACTAACAAAGTAGAAGAACTGCCAGTTGGAATCAAACAAAAAGTTGAAATATTAAAAGCTCTTTATAGGGGAGCTGATATTTTGATTTTAGATGAACCTACTGCAGTATTGACCCCTCAAGAAACAGATGAATTGTTTATTCAGTTGAAGAAACTTAAAGATGATGGTCATACTATTATATTTATTTCACACAAATTAGACGAGATAAAGGCAATATGTGATAGAGCCACTATTATGAGAAATGGTAGGAGTATGGGAACTCATTTGGTAAAGGATATAACAACTAGTGAAATGTCAAAGCTTATGGTTGGTAGAGATGTAGTTCTAACATTTGATAAAAAACCTGCAAAATTAAAAGAAACAGTAATGAAAGTTAGAAATCTTAAAGTTGTTGGTTCAACAGGAACTGTAAGAGTAAATGATTTATCATTCGATTTAAAAGCAGGAGAGATTTTTTCTATAGCAGGAGTTGAAGGTAATGGTCAAAGTCATCTAGTAGAAGCAATAACAGGTTTAACGAAAAAGTATACAGGTGAAGTATTAATCTATGATAAAGATATAAGGAATCATAACATAAAGGAAATTAGAGAACTAGGTTTATCTCATATTCCAGAAGATAGAATGACTTTCGGTGTTGCTAAAAATATGAATATTATGGATAATATTCTTTCCAATCAATATGACAGACCTGAATTATCTGGAAAGTATTTATTAAAAATAAAGAAAATTGAAGCAAGGGTTAATGAACTAATTAAAGAATATAAAGTAAAATGTAAAACTTATAAACAAAATGTAGGAATGCTTTCTGGTGGAAATATTCAAAAAGTTGTAGTTGCGCGAGAGTTCTCAATAGGTCCAAAAATAATTATTGCGAATCAACCAACTAGGGGTATAGATGTTGGAGCGGCATCTTTTATAAGACAAAGAATTATTGATTATAGAGATGCAGGATGTGCAGTAATTTTAATTTCTGCTGAT
This region includes:
- a CDS encoding BMP family ABC transporter substrate-binding protein encodes the protein MKRILSLLLVVIMIFSLTACAQEPAETPNEETPGEETPGEPYKAALLLNGTLGDKSFFDSANEGLEKLKEELGPEVFDFKVEQMGATAADEPIWEPTLLDYCDSGEYDVIIIGTWQMIEALANAATEFPEQKFIFFDETFDYSSGGFDNIYNVLYKQNEVSFLVGAAAAMMTTDESLPMIDPSNKMIGFLGGMENQIINDFLVGYIQGAKYVEEDIKVSIAYVGDFYDSAKGKDLALVQYQSGVDVGFNVAGAAGLGQIDAAVDANRYAFGVDSDQAALLPEKAEYIPTSALKNVGNSLIRAIKLDIDGELEYGQSESMGFAEGGVELVKDAHYEEMLSEEIRTQLDELEQQIIDGEIVVETSAGKTTEEINAIKESVQ
- a CDS encoding ABC transporter ATP-binding protein produces the protein MSEKVLQMNNIMKIYPNGVVAVEDVTFELEKGEIHALLGENGAGKSTLMKVLFGIETPEQGQIILNGTETTMKSSQDAISKGIGMVHQHFMLVPSLTVAENIVLGVEPTNNKAFINMDKAIEISQNLAEKYNFEVDVTNKVEELPVGIKQKVEILKALYRGADILILDEPTAVLTPQETDELFIQLKKLKDDGHTIIFISHKLDEIKAICDRATIMRNGRSMGTHLVKDITTSEMSKLMVGRDVVLTFDKKPAKLKETVMKVRNLKVVGSTGTVRVNDLSFDLKAGEIFSIAGVEGNGQSHLVEAITGLTKKYTGEVLIYDKDIRNHNIKEIRELGLSHIPEDRMTFGVAKNMNIMDNILSNQYDRPELSGKYLLKIKKIEARVNELIKEYKVKCKTYKQNVGMLSGGNIQKVVVAREFSIGPKIIIANQPTRGIDVGAASFIRQRIIDYRDAGCAVILISADLNEVFELSDRLAVMYKGQFSGVFKDMDKLTEEELGKYMLGLKKDERLEGITYEH